One genomic window of Vibrio ziniensis includes the following:
- the udp gene encoding uridine phosphorylase: protein MSQAVFHLGVTEADLNGATLAIIPGDPARVQKIAELMDNPVFLASHREYTLYRAELDGKSVVVCSTGIGGPSTSIAVEELAQLGVRSFLRVGTTGAIQPHVNVGDMIVTTGSVRLDGASLHFAPMEFPAVPDFDVAIAMKKAAEESGATVHMGITASSDTFYPGQERYDTFTGRVVKRFQGSMKEWQEMGVLNFEMESATLLTMCASSGLKAGCVAGVIINRTQKEIPDHATLKETEARSIKVVVEAARQML from the coding sequence ATGTCTCAAGCAGTATTCCACCTTGGTGTTACCGAAGCTGATCTTAATGGCGCAACTTTAGCGATCATTCCAGGTGATCCAGCACGAGTACAAAAAATTGCAGAACTAATGGATAACCCTGTATTTCTTGCAAGCCACCGTGAATACACGCTATATCGAGCAGAGCTAGACGGAAAATCAGTGGTAGTTTGTTCTACTGGTATCGGTGGTCCTTCAACTTCTATTGCTGTAGAAGAGTTAGCACAATTAGGTGTACGCAGTTTCTTGCGTGTTGGCACGACGGGGGCTATTCAGCCACATGTCAATGTTGGTGATATGATCGTGACGACTGGTTCTGTTCGCCTAGATGGTGCAAGTCTGCATTTTGCTCCAATGGAATTCCCTGCAGTACCAGACTTTGATGTTGCCATTGCGATGAAAAAAGCGGCTGAAGAGAGTGGCGCTACTGTTCACATGGGCATTACGGCTTCAAGTGATACTTTCTACCCAGGTCAAGAGCGTTATGACACGTTCACAGGTCGTGTAGTTAAGCGTTTCCAAGGCTCAATGAAAGAGTGGCAAGAAATGGGCGTGTTGAACTTTGAAATGGAATCAGCAACGCTACTAACCATGTGTGCAAGTTCTGGTTTGAAAGCGGGCTGTGTCGCTGGTGTTATCATCAACCGCACTCAAAAAGAAATTCCAGATCACGCAACGCTTAAAGAGACAGAAGCTCGTTCAATTAAAGTTGTAGTAGAAGCTGCTCGCCAGATGCTTTGA